Proteins encoded together in one Salvelinus fontinalis isolate EN_2023a chromosome 6, ASM2944872v1, whole genome shotgun sequence window:
- the LOC129857061 gene encoding claudin-12-like, which produces MSCRDIHATNAFSFIIAFISVGGIAVAALIPQWRVTRLVTFNKNAKNISVYDGLWAKCVKQDGYSGCYYYDSEWYSKVDQLDLRLLQFCLPTGLLFGSLALVLCMAGMSKTCCCSDKAETDIKSTRCLVNSAGCHLVAGMFLFLGGAIALAPSVWFLFRTKEMNIKYDRIFSDGFAVYVAIGCSGGLMLAALLMFMWYCMCKKLPSPFWLPLPTLPNSLSTQPLTANGYPPSPVYGPPQTFPPQGYAPTVMDAQPYAPSQGYPQSVAPLAQQPQQVYMSQMSAPDGYGSEVGQNQAYSYAPSQSYAPSQVGYAPSYVGHRYSTRSRMSGIEIDIPVLTQGL; this is translated from the exons ATGTCGTGCCGGGACATCCACGCCACCAATGCCTTCTCCTTCATCATCGCCTTCATCTCCGTGGGCGGCATCGCTGTGGCGGCGCTGATCCCACAGTGGCGAGTGACACGACTTGTCACCTTCAACAAAAATGCCAAGAACATCAGCGTCTATGACGGCCTGTGGGCCAAGTGTGTGAAACAAGATGGCTACTCTGGCTGCTACTACTACGACTCAGAG TGGTATTCTAAAGTGGACCAGTTGGACCTGAGACTGCTCCAGTTCTGCCTGCCGACTGGGCTACTGTTTGGCTCCCTGGCCCTGGTGCTGTGTATGGCAGGCATGTCTAAGACCTGCTGCTGCTCTGATAAGGCTGAGACAGACATCAAGAGTACCCGCTGTCTGGTCAACAGCGCAGGCTGCCACCTAGTGGCCGGGATGTTCCTGTTCCTGGGCGGTGCTATCGCCCTGGCGCCCTCCGTGTGGTTCCTGTTCCGGACCAAAGAGATGAACATCAAGTACGACCGCATCTTCTCAGACGGGTTCGCGGTCTACGTGGCCATCGGCTGTTCCGGTGGCCTCATGCTCGCCGCCCTGCTGATGTTCATGTGGTACTGCATGTGTAAGAAGCTACCCTCTCCCTTCTGGCTGCCTCTACCCACACTCCCTAActccctctccacccagcccctcACAGCCAACGGGTACCCCCCCTCCCCCGTCTACGGACCCCCTCAGACCTTCCCTCCACAGGGGTACGCCCCCACTGTGATGGATGCCCAGCCCTACGCTCCCTCCCAGGGCTACCCTCAGAGCGTAGCCCCACTGGCCCAGCAGCCCCAGCAGGTCTATATGTCCCAGATGTCAGCCCCAGATGGGTATGGGTCAGAGGTGGGGCAGAACCAGGCTTACAGCTATGCCCCGTCCCAGAGTTATGCCCCCTCTCAGGTGGGCTACGCCCCCAGCTACGTAGGCCACCGCTACTCCACACGCTCACGCATGTCTGGCATAGAGATAGACATCCCTGTTCTAACACAAGGCCTCTGA